A region of Toxorhynchites rutilus septentrionalis strain SRP chromosome 1, ASM2978413v1, whole genome shotgun sequence DNA encodes the following proteins:
- the LOC129761200 gene encoding uncharacterized protein LOC129761200, which translates to MASAEGHHSEIASLDLAKAYDTTWRHNIIDQLHRWGFEGSLFNILRCFLTNRSFQVYFGGVLSDNRCLENGVPQGSVLSVSLFLVAMQSVLEVIPKNTEVLAYADDLLLMARNPFPEMARRRLHEGISAVSNWANSIGFKFSAEKSNIMHYCKCKGHRKRFRTCLINGMPIKRVSSVRILGVIVDSKLSFGQHLRNAKANMKYRLRLVKALGGRCRLSSRKTICNIGKSIIFSRIRYGIELFSRASWAHLNHLKPVYHSVIRYASGAFQISPINALLVEAGVVPFEHFLTNMLATKAIQTSEKYPDLLSIYSRANIWLQNISQVTLPTIAPLSRVGQHPWHAHPPKIDWSIKNAVRAGEASSIVTACFNNHFHNKYHTHHKIFTDGSFDGNLTGFRVFANNTELKFQLPSICSVYSAEIAALLVATSLCDNDSKVVIFSDSYSALRALQSGDSKHPWIQSIEEKITGKDITFCWVPGHCGIQGNEQADRLAKEGRLSELWTTSPQQKTPSDGSVNPSD; encoded by the exons atggcttccgccgag GGCCACCACAGCGAAATTGCTTCACTTGATCTAGCCAAAGCCTACGATACCACATGGCGCCATAACATAATCGATCAACTCcaccgatggggttttgaaggctccctcttcaacattcttcGCTGTTTCCTCACCAATCGAAGCTTTCAAGTTTACTTCGGAGGAGTACTTTCGGATAACCGTTGCCtagaaaacggagtaccacaaggttcGGTTCTATCAGTTTCCCTCTTCCTCGTTGCTATGCAGTCGGTTCTAGAGGTTATCCCTAAAAACACCGAGGTACTGGCCTATGCAGACGATCTACTGCTGATGGCAAGAAATCCTTTCCCAGAAATGGCCCGCAGAAGACTGCACGAAGGAATCTCGGCTGTTAGTAACTGGGCAAATTCCATTGGGTTTAAGTTTTCGGCAGAGAAGTCTAATATAATGCACTACTGCAAATGTAAAGGTCATAGGAAAAGGTTTAGAACATGTCTAATCAATGGCATGCCTATTAAGAGAGTCAGCTCAGTCCGAATTCTCGGAGTGATAGTTGACAGTAAACTATCTTTCGGACAACACCTCAGAAATGCTAAAGCTAATATGAAGTACCGCCTGCGGCTGGTGAAAGCTTTAGGTGGCCGATGCCGCTTGAGTTCTCGTAAAACCATCTGCAACATAGGCAAAAGCATTATCTTCTCTAGAATTCGTTACGGcatcgaacttttcagccgtgccTCTTGGGCTCATTTGAATCACTTAAAGCCTGTCTACCATAGTGTGATTAGATATGCATCAGGAGCCTTTCAGATCAGCCCAATTAACGCTCTGCTTGTGGAGGCTGGCGTAGTTCCTTTCGAACACTTCCTCACAAATATGCTAGCCACTAAAGCCATCCAGACGTCCGAGAAATACccggatcttctatccatttactCCAGAGCCAACATTTGGCTGCAAAACATTAGCCAAGTCACCCTTCCGACTATTGCCCCATTAAGCAGAGTTGGTCAACATCCATGGCACGCACATCCGCCAAAGATAGACTGGTCAATCAAAAATGCTGTTAGGGCTGGGGAAGCCAGCAGCATTGTTACGGCCTGTTTTAATAACCACTTCCATAACAAGTATCACACCCACcacaaaatcttcacagatgggTCTTTTGATGGAAACCTAACAGGGTTTCGAGTTTTTGCTAATAACACGGAGCTAAAATTCCAACTGCCTTCCATATGTTCGGTATACTCCGCCGAAATTGCCGCTCTCCTTGTCGCGACATCACTCTGTGATAACGACAGTAAAGTGGTGATCTTCTCAGATTCCTATAGTGCATTACGGGCCCTACAAAGTGGCGATAGTAAACACCCTTGGATACAAAgcattgaggaaaaaattacaGGGAAGGACATCACTTTCTGCTGGGTCCCAGGGCACTGTGGAATCCAGGGTAATGAACAGGCTGATCGTCTCGCCAAGGAGGGTAGGCTCTCCGAACTATGGACTACCTCCCCCCAGCAAAAGACACCATCAGATGGGTCAGTCAATCCCTCAGATTGA